The sequence below is a genomic window from Gemmatimonadaceae bacterium.
CGATTACCGAGGAATCGGGCAAGCCGCTGCCGGAGAGCTATGTCGCCGATGTGGCGATGGCGTTGGAAGGCGCGCGATTCCTGTCCCGCATTGCCGAAGCGAGCCGTTGGCCACGCGCACGGTACGTTCCCAAACGACGGCGGCATGGCGCAAGACCATCATCACGCACCACGAACCGTCCGCGTGGTCGCGGTGGTGAGCCCCTGGAACTACCCGTTCTTCTTCCCCGCAATGCACGCGATGACGGCGCTGGTGGCCGGCAACGCCGTCGCTCAAGCCCGAGCACACGCCACGTTGTATCGACCACATTGCGCGCCTGTTGCAGGCCGCCGGGGTTCCGGCCGATGTGTTGCTCGTGCCGCTCGGCGACGGTCGGATGGGTGCGGGATTGGTCAACGCGAGCGTCGACAAGGTGTTCTTTACCGGGAGCGAGCGCACCCGGACGATCAATCGCGGTCTCGTGTGCCCCGCGGTTCGTGCCCGTGTCGCTGAGAACTGGGCGGCAGTGACGCGGCCATTGTGCTGGAAGACGCCGATATCGCCCACACGGCCAGCGGCATCCCTGGGCGCGATTCCCAACGCCGGGCAGACCTGCGTGGCCGCGAAGCGTGATCGCCGTGGGGCGCGCCTACGACGCGCTGCCGCCGCATCTGCGCGCGGTGTGGCGGGACCGACCATCACCGGCGACACCGTCTCCCCTCGGTTTCGTCGCCGGCCGACATGGGTCCCATCATCTCGGCGCCACAGCGGGCGTTGATCATGGAGCAACTGCAGGAAGCGGTGGCGCAGGGTGCCCGCGTGGTGGCGCAACAGGAACCGCATCTGGTGCCGGCCCCCGCTGCGGACTCGACGGACCGCATGAGTGATCGACAGGTTCCCGCCGTGGTGCTGGCCGGTGTCACGACCGCCATGCGCGTCTGGCAGGAGGAAACGTTCGGTCCGGTCCTCGCGGTCACATGCGCGCGCGACCGAGGCAGACGCCATCGCGTTGGCCGAAAGTGGCACGCGTTACGGGGCTGAGCGCGTCCCGGTGTGGACGGGCGACCGCGCCCGGGGTGCGCGAATTGCCGCGCAACTCCACACGGGGCACCGTGGCCACCAACGACGCGGTGATCACCGCCGCTGGCCTGCTGGAAATCCGCACGCGGCGCCAAGGCGAGCGGTGTTGGTCGCATTCACGGGGTCGAAGGGGTTAATGGAGTGCGTGCGCACCCCACACGGTCGTCGACGACGCGTTCGCCCACGTGCGACAGCCTGGTGGTTTGGCTATGGGCCGGACAGCACGGCACGGCTCGACGCCTACCTGCGTGTGTCGCATGGGACGTTCTGGTGGTCCCGGCTCACGGGCTTACCGGGGACGATTCGCATGCTGTTGAGACCCGAACGTCCGCAGGGGTATTTTCCAGCATGTTCGGATCTGTCATCAGCGTCTTCGACGTCATTCTGGCCGCGTTGCGTCCCCGCGGTCTTCGCCGCCGGCGTACTGACCGCCGTCGCCGCCACTCGCGTCGTATGGCGTCCGTACGCGGAAGATTCCGCCGTTCTCCGCCTTGGCACGGTTCATCCGTGAACGGATCGATCCCCTGGTTGATCGCGCCAATGGAGCGTCGTCTGCTGCGCGCCGGTGGCACGCCGTACGCTGCGCCGTGGTGGACACTGGCCGCGGTGATTGCTCGGCGGTCCCTGCTGATTCCGGTGTCGGATTCCTGCGCGACCAACTGGCCATGTTGGCGGTAAGGGGCGCCACAGTCCCGGATGATTCTCTTTGTGTTGGTGCGCTGGACGTTCGGCCCGCTGCAGGGGCGTTGTTTGCGCGGGTGATTTCTGAGTTGGGTGGGCGGCTCGCCGTACTCTAAGTGGTGGCGATGGTCGCACGTGATCACGGAACCCATTTCTCGCCCCACTGCGGGAGTCATTCCGGACGTCGGCATGTTCGACATCACGATCATTGTCGCGTATTTCGGCTGCAACTGCTCGAGTCGGGTGATCTTGCGCGCGCCTCCAGATCCGTCCCAACGCGCCTTGACATATATCGCTGAGGTGGAGCGGTGAGGCCAGAGGGTGAGCAGAAGAAGCGTCAAGCGTGCGAGGGGTGAGTCGGTGAGGGCAGGACTGGGTGCTGCCCTCGTCGGCTGGGCCCACAAGCACCTCGACGGTTCGCTAGCTCACCCCTCCGGCCCCAACTCAACCGCTCGGAACGACGCAATGCCCTCGGAGTTGGATCAGTAAGCGCGATCCCGCGCGATCCTCGTGATCCGGAGTACACAGATGCGAAAGCTCTCCCTGGTGGTTGCGTCCAGCGCCGTGGGAGATGGCGGCGCGCTCATCGTTGGTGCGCAGGACAAAGACCTTGTCGAGACGGCGTTGGCGGCCAGCTTGTTCAAGACCTTCACGCGCACTCACCGACGCCGGACTGGTTGAGACGCTCAAGGTCCGGGCCCGTTCCGGTCCTGATTCCCAACGACGCCGCATTTCGCCAAGCTGCCCAAGGGGCACACTCGACGCGCTGTTCAAGGACAAGAGCGCGCTGCGGGAATATGCTCCCTATCACCTCATCGCGGGTCGCCTCACAGCCGACGACTTCTCGCATCTCTCAACGGCAAGGGACGCAGACGGTGGAGGGGGAGCGCGAGACGCGCATCGGCCGACCGGGCACGCAGTTGACCATCGGGACCGCCAACGTGGTGCGGGCCGACGTCATGGCGAAGAACGGCATCATTCACGTCATCGACACGGTGCTGATTCCGCCGGGTCGCTGAGATCGGACCGTCGCGTCGGACCATGTAACAAAGCGCATCGAGAACGACTCCGCTGGACACCGTGCATCCAACCCCGTGCGTTGTGGGAATACGGGTGAGTACGCGATTCACCTTCCAACAACTTCCTGGGAGCCATTTCGATGCGTCGTTCGATTTCGAAGCTGCTGTTTGCCGGTGCCGCCATGATCGCCCTGTCCACGCCGCGCGCGGCGCGGGCTCGAAAGACAAGGACATCGCTGAGACGGCTGCCGCCGCCGGTTCGTTCAAGACCCTGGCGACGGCGTTGACTGCCGCCGGCCTGATCGGAAACGCTCAAGGGCCCGGGTCCATTCACCATGTTTGCCCCGACCGACGACGCGTTTGCGAAGATCCCGAAGGCGCAGCTCGATGCCCTGCTCAAGGACAAGGTCGCGCTCAAGAACGTGCTCCTCTACCATGTACTCTCGGGCAACGTGCCGGCGGCCGAGGCGTTGAAGACTGTGGGCAAGGGCGTGAAGTGACGGTAGAAGGACAGGACGTGAAGATCACCGTGATGGGCGGCAAGCCGATGGTCAACGCGGCGCACATCGTCACCACCGATATCATAGTGGCAAAGAATGGCGTGATCCATTGATCGACGCGGTCATGCCGCCGACGAAGTAATCGCCGACATCGAAAGCGAGGAGTGCAAGCCACCGGGCTTGCCCTCCTCGCTTTCGTGCGCCAGACTTGGGGTCTCCTTCCCCCTTCCATGCGAATCCAATCGGCATTCTTTGGCGCGCTGCTTCTGGCCGCGCCGTCCGTCCTTCGCGCCCAGCGCCCCGCCACGTCGCCGCCGACCTGATTGTCACCAATGCGCGGGTGTATACCGCCGACGAGGCCAGACCCCTCGCGGAGGCGTTCGCGGTGCGTGATGGCCGCGTGGTCTTTGTCGGATCTCGGCAGGAAGCTAATGCGCTGAAGGGGCGCCAACACACGGGTCCTCGACGGCAGCGGGCAAGACCGTCATCCCGGGCATGGTCGATGCGCACGCGCATTTTCGGAGGACTCGCCCCAGACCCTGCGCTCGGCGTCGATCTCGTAGGCACACGCACCTGTGACGACGATTGCCCGCGTCGTCGAGCGCGCCAAGTCCACGCCCAAGGAGCTGGATCCAGGGGACAGGGGCTGGGACCAGAATGCCTGGGCGATACACGGTTTCCGACGCATGAGAAACTGTCCGCGGCCGTACCCGATCATCCGGTGGTCCTCACCGGTGACGGCCACGCGTCGTTGGTCAATGCCAGGCAATGCGCATCGCCGCGCTCACTGCGGCCGTGTAGGATCCGACTGGTGTCAAGTAAGATCCTGCGCGATGCGCAGGGCAACCCGACCGGCGTGCTGCGGACAATGCTGCGATATCGTCGACAGCAAGGGGTGCCCGCCGACCGCCGCCGAAACGCGCACGGCGCCTGGCGGGGGCGATCGGCGTCATGCATCAATGGGGCCTTACAGGCATGTGCATGATGCCTTAAGGCAGTCCCCGCGGGTTGATCGACCTGTATGAACAGATGGCGCAAGCGAAGCGGAACTGAATCTCCGCCCTGCTGTGATGATCGGTGACGACCATGGAAGGCGCTCAAGCATTATCTCGCAAGCGGCCCACGGTCGGCGCTGTACGACGGGAAGCTGTGGGTGCGCGCCACCGAGTTACGCCGACGGCGCGATGGGATCGCGCGGCGTTGCCGAAGTCGTATTCGACGACCCTAACAACACCGGCTTACGTTGAGCGCGCCCGCGCACATCCGCGTACGTCGCGGAATGCCGCGCCTAAAAGCGGCTTTTCAGGTGAACACGCACGCCATCAAGGATCGCGGCAATCGCGTGGTGCCCGATGACGGCGAACAGGCGCTCAGGTCCGCGCCCACGGCGGATCACGCTTTCAAAGCGTCGACGCACGCGCAGATCCCCTCAACTACGACGATATCCCGCGCTTTGCCCAGCCTTCGGGTGATCCCGTCGATGGCAGGCGAGTCACCGCAGACCAGTGACACGTACTGGATCGGTAAGCGCCTCGGTCCGACGCGCGTGCTGGGCGCGTATGCCTGGCGCTCACTGATCAACCCGACGTCGTCGTGCCCCAACGGCAGCGATTTCCCGGTGAACACGTGAATCCGCTCATCCCGTTCCACGCCTCCACTGCGCGTCAGGATGCCAATGACTGCATTCGCTTACGGATGGTTCCCCGAGCAGCGCATGACGCGCGAGGAAGCGCTGGAGCATGACGCTCCGGCCAAACTACGCCGCCTGCAAGAGAAGGAACTTGGCCTGCCTCACACCCGGCAAGCACGCGGACTTTGTGGTGCTGGACCAGGATCACGCGCGTGCTGTATGGAGTTGGTGCTGAAGACCAACGTGATGGCCACGTACATCGGCGGAAAAGAAGTGTATCGGGGCGAAACCGATGACGGCGTGAGGATCGTCTCCTGTTCCCGGCGGCCACCGAGATCGTCGCGTTTCGTGGGGCCACCGAGCATCCGTGGTATCACGCATGCGGGACTATCCGGCAGTGGTCGCGTCGCGAGCCCGCGCTCACCCGAAGCGCCATCGCCCACGGCCACGGCGACATCCGGTTCGACCCGGCCGCGATCGATGCGGCAGTGCGCGCGCTGTCCGGTCAGGGACACGCGCCGTTCACGCTCGACGAGTCGCGCGCATTCGCGCCCGGCATCCGAATCCGCCGCTCACCCAGGCGCTTTGGAGCGCTGCGCCGCATGGGAGACATGTGATCTGCGGGCGGCTGGCATCACGGCTGTGCCGCTCGCCCTCGCGTCGTCAGCGCTTGGCGGCACCACGCTGGACGGACTCCATGCCGATATCCAGACGATTTTCGGCGATTACCGGGCAAAGTGAGTTTATGGCGTCTGCTGGCCGGTTCGCGCGATCGTGCAGCGGGGGCACCGATGTTTCGGCGCCGGCGAAAGCGCCGAGGCCGCGGGCGGCGGTCATCGAGTGGACCTCTTCACCGGTATTTCTCGCGGGACACTGGGGCCCGGAACAAGTCCGACGCGCGGGCGGCGGGGATGTGCTGGGGACGGCGGGTGCTCATGCAGTCCCGGTCACGATGGGGTAAGGCGGCGGCCGAACCGGAGTCTGTGTTTGTGGCGCCCCAGGTGGGCGGCTTTCGCTGGCGCAGGCCATCGTGGGTGCCGGAGCGGCTGCCGCACGACGACGCGTGGGCCCAGCCGCACGGTCGGCAGGTTTGGGCGCTGGATGCCAACGGGCTGGTAGTCGCCCTGGGCCATGCGCCGTGAGCAGCGATCGAAACCATGGCACGGGTGATGAACCCGATGATTTTTAGCCAGGTGGATGATCGTCACAGCACGACGAATGGCCCAACTCACCTACATCTTCTACCGCCATCACCACCACCCGCACAGGCGAATCTTTTCAACAGCGTCGCATCCATACGCGTCGCCACTCTGCGCGCCCTTCAGGGCGCCGGACCGCCATGCCCGCGACAATCAGTAGCGCCTTCGCATCGAGCTGGCTTTACCGCGATAGTAGGTCACCGCACCGATCGCCGCGCCAATCGGCGGGACCAGTGCCGCGGAGCGACGTGCCCACGGGCCTGCTGCGTATGGAATTTGGCCAGGTAGATCATTGCGTGCCAGTACGACCACGATGCCGCCGCCGATGCCGAACACGCCGGACCAAGATTCCGGCGCCCAGTCCGGATTGCGAGAAGGAGGAGGTCATGCGGAAGCTCTCCCCGTCCGCGTCTGGACGCCAGTTTTAACCATTTTATCGGATGTTCGGACACCTCCTTTCGCCTTCCTCAAGTCCCCTGCTGGATACGTCTTTGGGCTTGAACGTTTGAGGCGGCCCCGGCACGCGTCTGGCGCCGAAGCCGCCAGCCGTTCGCGCAGGTGCGGGCTGACGTTGTTGGCAATAGTTTCGCAACCGTCGGGCGCCAGGGCGGCCCGACGATCCCGGGCTCGCTGGCCACCGCATCGACGAGATCGGGATCATTGTCACGTGGGTCGGACGAGATAAAATGGCTCTTCGGTCTGGCTCGAACCCATCGGCGGATGGGACCTGGTGGTGCTCGTCATTGGTGTAGCGTATCCAGCCTTCAAATGGAGACGGCGATGTGTTCAATGTGGCGTCATCGGCAAGAAGCCGATCCATTTGATGAAACCGGACGAACGGAAAGGTCTCAAAGATCAATGACCTCTGGGTCGATATCGTGCGCCGCGAACCGGGCCGAAGCGCTGGAGATATCGCGATCGGCGACGCCGGAGAAATGGATAGTCAGGCCCATTGACTCCTCAATCGCCGCATCGTCTCGCGCGGTCGACCGACTGATCGGACCGGCGCGTTCGTGGTGTGCTCGCCAGCGCTGCGGCGATATGCCGCGGTAAGCCCGGCAGGTGTGGCGCG
It includes:
- a CDS encoding aldehyde dehydrogenase family protein; the protein is MGPIISAPQRALIMEQLQEAVAQGARVVAQQEPHLVPAPAADSTDRMSDRQVPAVVLAGVTTAMRVWQEETFGPVLAVTCARDRGRRHRVGRKWHALRG
- a CDS encoding YggT family protein → MGGSPYSKWWRWSHVITEPISRPTAGVIPDVGMFDITIIVAYFGCNCSSRVILRAPPDPSQRALTYIAEVER
- a CDS encoding fasciclin domain-containing protein, with product MRRSRSGPVPVLIPNDAAFRQAAQGAHSTRCSRTRARCGNMLPITSSRVASQPTTSRISQRQGTQTVEGERETRIGRPGTQLTIGTANVVRADVMAKNGIIHVIDTVLIPPGR